Within the Rosa rugosa chromosome 2, drRosRugo1.1, whole genome shotgun sequence genome, the region actgatataCTATATATTAGAAATACAtaatgaaaaacaataaaataacatgGCATTTAAAATTATAGCCCTAAGGGTTGGAGATGGTAGAAATTATAGCCCTTACTATTTGCATGAATAGTGATTAGCCCCCCACAGCTGGAGATGGCCTAACATCACCCAAAGCTCCACTTATCTACTGACCACCACCTGAAAAGTTAGAGGAAAAAGTCTGAGCATAAATGCCTAGTAGATTTTTCTTGTAAAGTTTAAAATGTATAATTGTAGTTATATCAAAAATCTGTATGTGCTATTCTTGAAACAGCTTTGAAAGAAGTTCAGGATAGAAATTTAGTCTGAACTCAAAGAAAAGCTCAACAAGTTCTCAAACCACAAATAATCCATCATATAGCTGAAACATCAGAAAGAAGGAGAGTACGTTTCTTTGGTAATATAGCAGAGAATCGAACTAAAATTCATTGAGTTAGAAACAACTATTTAATTTTCCAGATCAAAGCATCAATTATCACATGAAATTCAACATTACTGGAAAGGATTTTGGCATACCTGGCCATTCACTTGCATCTCATAATCTTAACAAACTGCCTTCACAATGGGCTTCCCTAGGGAAATTGGGTCATCATGCCCATTACAACCCAAACTTTAAGGGTCATTGTGGCCGTAATATAAGCTACCACACCATTCTTATTAGCCACAAAATATCCACTTCCATTACACAAACATACATctctcatttggatttcattaaACAAGAGCAACAAAACTATAATTTTCAACATCAGCTAAAGCATTTAAAGCATAAAAAGGGGTGTGATTTCTATCTTTGGATGAATTTGTCAAAGCAAGATCTGTTTGGGAGTTTCTCTTGCGAAATCATGGTTCTCAAATAATTCGTTAGATTGGCTATTGGAGTTGGACTTGCTGCATTTGTTGGTATACAACTTATATCCAATGACCTATCCTGTATATTTTGGAATTGAATGAATGATGAATTGATTAGAACTTAACCTGATATTGTTTTTGTGACAAATGCTTCTGCAGAAGGGTTATGTTGGACAGGGACCTTGGAGAGGTAGACTTcgagaatgagaatgagaatgaagTATCATAATTCTGTTCTCAAACAAGAAGTTCCTTCTTTGGGGTAGCTCAAGCTAAACTAAAATTGAGGGGCTTACCTAGATTTGACTGGCTTCATAGGATTTGAAAGTGACTTGACAAAATTTAAGAGTGGCTTGACAGGATTTTGGAGTTCCTATATTGCTAATAATTCAAGAATCTTTTTGCATCTCTCTAGTCTTTTCTTTATCATTGAAATAATAATGTCAAAACTTTCAAAAGGCATATCATATAACTTATAACAATCATATTCAAAAGAATTTGGGTCTGCATGAAGAAGGACAACATGATATCTTCCTTCAACAAATTTTTGTTGCAAAAGGTACGTTTAAAGTTGAAATTGGTATTCAGCAATATCTAATTTTAATTGTAAGTATAAGAGGTCAAACAACTGATGAAGGTCTTGAAACAACAATAACCATTAAAAATAAGGTTTTCTCCAAACATTCCATAATTTAATGTTAAAAATAAGGTTTTAACATTCCAAACATTCCATATTTTAATCCATTAAAAACAACAATATCCTTATAAGAGGTCCTTTAAtaataattatatatttattttattttattttattttattttttacttggTTGAAGTTCTTTTGTTTTGCTATAACAGTAAACTATTTTCTAGAATTCGCAAAATATATAGGTAATTCCTCCTCTAAATTTGAAATTCTAGACAGGAGATTAACACCCGTACTTTTTTATGTTAGTTTTGCGCAAACCTATTCAAAACTTTCATCATATATATCTTTTACTTCTTTAGTTTTTCTTAGTTGAAATCTcaaaagcctagaaacatataAGCGACCTTAAACAcatagattttgattttaatcatatgttgaAAACAACAATAATGAGAAAGATTGCATGCATCCGTATTTTCTCGATCACCATGAATATATAGCTTCTTCGTTTTCTGATGCATCTGTTTGTTTATCATTGAAGTTGGATAACAGAGAACAGAATTCTCGACAGCGAGAGATAAAGGAGTTGGCTATGGGAACAACTACTTTGCCCTTTTTTGTGAGGAATGTGTTGTTGCTGCTTGGGATTCTAGGACCACAAGTATTGAATTTATAAGTAAAGCCTccaattctttttgtttctgttttcttttcttacaCATAAATATAGTTCTCCATGAGTTTGTACTTATTATTCTGCTTGTTTCATGTACCAAGAAATGATGAGACTCCTAATAAGATGTTCAAGATAACTCCTAACAAAGTCTGTATAAAAGCAGGAGTAGTTGATGCGCTTAATGCAATGCAGAAACATGTACAAGAAAAGGTAAGAGCACCTATATATTACCACCGTTCTAAGTTTAACTTGCAAAAAAAGAGATTACAATTATTGTTTTTGTGTGTGTATAACACAGGTCAAGAAGAGACTAGACAAAGAGAAACCCTTTTCTGTTCTCAATGTTTCATTTGATGTGTTCAGAAAATTAGTTCGTTTGGATGACGAAACTGAGTGCCTCATCACTGGATGGGATGAAACATTGGTACGTTTCTAGTTATAAAATTAATCATGTAAACTTTGAAAAGTTTTCATTCCTTTACCTATCCTCATATCTTTTATTCTTAATCTATTGGTTGTAGGAACGCTTTGATATGTGGCACGCTCATCCATTTCCTCCCACTGAATTGAAATCAGTGGAGAATTACCAAGCATGCGGGACTGGGAGGTTTTATGCTCTTAAGATGTTAAAGCAATTGTATGTGCTCTTTCAAAATCACACTCACACATCAGTTTTTTAATTTCTCCCTCTGAATTTTTTGTTGTCTACTTGATTTTGTCAGCATACGCTACAATTTCATTATACTAACTCAGTATTTTACTAGATATGAACCCAACATGTGTGTTGGAGAAGCTGAAGAGGTTGCTATATGATGTTTACTTGAAGTTGGGTTTTATGAACCATGTACTGGTGGAGCCCTAAAGGGTAATacatctctctattctctctctctctctaattaaTCACTCAATATAACTATCTAATATAAATCAGTAACTATAATATCAATTTTTCTAAAACGATATGTATGTCTGAAATACCATATTTTTAATGGTCTTATTTACACTAGTgtttttttgtgttgttttgcAGTTTGTTGTGTGCTAAAGGATGGATGCGTACCTTTATATAACTCCATCGATGCTTTAAcagtgttgaaggaaatcgacttatgtgtgcctaatcaaaTTAGGATTAGTTCCATGATTGTAATCGgtgagaatgttctagaattcctagtcctattcggaatagttttcttTGTACTATCAGAACatatactttgtaatccctatatatagggctcctattctcaataatgatatacacaattctctcatcaatctctctcgaatcctttattcttaaacacgttatcagcacgagccctaacaacaattatttttatttttattttattttttttgcttggTTGCAGTTCTATTGTTTTGCTATAACTGTAAACTATTTTCTAGAATTCGCAAAATATATAGGTAATTCCTCCTCTAAATTTGAAATTCTAGATAGGAGATTAACACCCGTACTTTTTTATGTTAGTTTTGCGCAAACCGTTTCAAAACTTTCATCATATATATCTTTTACTTCTTTAGTTTTTCTTAGTTGAAATCTCAAAAGCCTGGAAACATATAAGCGACCTTAAAcactttgattttgattttaatcatatgttgaAAACAACAATAATGAGGAAGATTGCATGCATCCGTATTTTCTCGATCACCATGAATATATAGTTTCTTCGTTTTCTGATGCATCTGTTTGTTTATCACTGAAGTTGGATAACAGAAAACAGAATTCTCGACAGCGAGAGATAAAGGAGTTGCCTATGGGAACAACTACTTTGGCCCTTTTTTGTGAGGATTGTGTTGTTGCTGCTTGGGATTCTAGGACCACAAGTATTGAATTTATAAGTAAAGCCTccaattctttttgtttctgttttcttttcttacaCGTAAATATAGTTCTCCATGAGTTTGTACTTATTATTCTGCTTGTTTCATGTACCAGGAAATGATGAGACTCCTGATAAGATGTTCAAGATAACTCCTAACAAAGTCTGTATAAAAGCATGAGTAGTTGATGCGCTTAATGCAATGCAGAAACATGTACATGAAAAGGTATAAGAGCATCTATATATTACCACCGTTCTAAGTTTAACTTGCAAAAAAAGAGATTATAATAATTGTTTTTGTGTGTGTATAACACAGGTCGATCAAGAAGAGATTAGACAAAGAGAAACCCTTTTCTGTTCTCCATGTTTCATTTGATGTGTTCATGAAATTAGTTCGTGTGGATGACGAAACTGAGTGCCTCATCACTGGATGGGATGAAACATTGGTACGTTTCTAGTTATAAAATTAATCATGTAAACTTTGAAAAGTTTTCATTCCTTTACATATCCTCATATCTTTTATTCTTAATCTATTGGTTGTAGGAACGCTTTGATCTGTGGCACGCTCATCCATTTCTTCCCACTGAATTGAAATCAGTGGAGAATTACCAAACATGCGGGACTGGGAGGTTTTATGCTCTTAAGATGTTAAAGCAATTGTATGTGCTCTTTCAAAATCACACTCACACATCAGTTTTTTAATTTCTCCCTCTGAATTTTTTGTTGTCTACTTGATTTTGTCAGCATACGCTACAATTTCATTCTACTAACTCAGTATTTTACTAGATATGAACCCAACATGTGTGTTGGAGAAGCTGAAGAGGTTGCTATACGATGTTTACTTGAAGTTGGGTTTTATGAACCATGTACTGGTGGAGCCCTAAAGGGTAATacatctctctattctctctctctctctaattaaTCACTCAATATAACTATCTAATATAAATCAGTAACTATAATATCAATTTTTCTAAAACGATATGTATGTCTGAAATACCATATTTTTAAAGGTCTTATTTACACTAGtatttttttgtgttgttttgcAGTTTGTTGTGTGCTAAAGGATGGATGCGTACCTTTATATAACTCCATCGATGCTTTAAcagtgttgaaggaaatcgacttatgtgtgcctaatcaaaTTAGGATTAGTTCCATGATTGTAATCGgtgagaatgttctagaattcctagtcctattcggaatagttttcttTGTACTATCAGAACatatactttgtaatccctatatatagggctcctattctcaataatgatatacacaattctctcatcaatctctctcgaatcctttattcttaaacacgttatcagcacgagccctaacaacaattatttttatttttattttattttttttgcttggTTGCAGTTCTATTGTTTTGCTATAACTGTAAACTATTGTCTAGAATTCGCAAAATATATAGGTAATTCCTCCTCTAAATTTGAAATTCTAGATAGGAGATTAACACCCGTACTTTTTTATGTTAGTTTTGCGCAAACCGTTTCAAAACTTTCATCATATATATCTTTTACTTCTTTAGTTTTTCTTAGTTGAAATCTCAAAAGCCTGGAAACATATAAGCGACCTTAAAcactttgattttgattttaatcatatgttgaAAACAACAATAATGAGAAAGATTGCATGCATCCGTATTTTCTCGATCACCATGAATATATAGTTTCTTCGTTTTCTGATGCATCTGTTTGTTTATCACTGAAGTTGGATAACAGAAAACAGAATTCTCGACAGCGAGAGATAAAGGAGTTGCCTATGGGAACAACTACTTTGGCCCTTTTTTGTGAGGATTGTGTTGTTGCTGCTTGGGATTCTAGGACCACAAGTATTGAATTTATAAGTAAAGCCTccaattctttttgtttctgttttcttttcttacaCGTAAATATAGTTCTACATGAGTTTGTACTTATTATTCTGCTTGTTTCATGTACCAGGAAATGATGAGACTCCTGATAAGATGTTCAAGATAACTCCTAACAAAGTCTGTATAAAAGCATGAGTAGTTGATGCGCTTAATGCAATGCAGAAACATGTACATGAAAAGGTATAAGAGCATCTATATATTACCACCGTTCTAAGTTTAACTTGCAAAAAAAGAGATTATAATAATTGTTTTTGTGTGTGTATAACACAGGTCGATCAAGAAGAGACTAGACAAAGAGAAACCCTTTTCTGTTCTCCATGTTTCATTTGATGTGTTCATGAAATTAGTTCGTGTGGATGACGAAACTGAGTGCCTCATCACTGGATGGGATTAAACATTGGTACGTTTCTAGTTATAAAATTAATCATGTAAACTTTGAAAAGTTTTCATTCCTTTACCTATCCTCATATCTTTTATTCTTAATCTATTGGTTGTAGGAACGC harbors:
- the LOC133731796 gene encoding uncharacterized protein LOC133731796; this translates as MFKITPNKVCIKAGVVDALNAMQKHVQEKVKKRLDKEKPFSVLNVSFDVFRKLVRLDDETECLITGWDETLERFDMWHAHPFPPTELKSVENYQACGTGRFYALKMLKQLYEPNMCVGEAEEVAI